The genomic stretch ACGGAACAAGGCGACGCAGGGACATTCGGGCAACTCCGGGCGGTGCGGTGAGTCGCGGGCCACGCGCGGCCCGCCGTGCGTGATTATGGGCACGGCGGGGGAGCGCAATGGAAGGCTTTCGTTAATCGTTCCGGCAACGGCGTCGACCGTTCAGCGTCAACGTCTCAGCCACGTCCCGGGATTGACTGGCGAGCCGTTGCGCCGGAGTTCGAAGTACAAAGCCGCCCGGCCGTGGCCGCCGGACGTGCCGACGGTGGCGACCGGATCCCCGCGCTTGACGGCATTGCCGACGTCCTTGAGCAGCGCGTCGTTGTGCGCGTACAGGCTCATGTAGCCGTTGCCGTGATCGACGATCAGCAGCAGGCCGTAGCCGGTCATCCATTCGGCATAGACCACCGTGCCGTCGGCGACCGCCTTGACCGGCGTGCCGGCGGCGGCGGCGATGAGCAGGCCGTCGCTGTCGCGGCCGTCGGGCATGGTCGCGCCGAAGCCGGCGAGCAACGCCCCCGACACCGGCCAACCCAGGCCGCCGACCTGCGGCGCCGGCGCGCTGGCGACGACCACGGGCTTGCGGCGCGGCGGGGCGTCCTTCGGGGCGGATGCGGCTTCGCGTGCGGCGCGTTCGGCGGCGGCGCGACGCTGCGCCTCGGCCTTCGCCGCGGCGGCCCGAAGCTTCTTCAGCAGCTGCTCCAGGCCGGCGGCATCGCGACCGAGTTCGCGCTCGCGCGTGCTGCGATCCTCGTAGCGTTCGTCGAGTTGCGCCACCAGACTTGCGCGCGCCTTGCGGGCGCTCTGCAACTGGCCGAGTTGCGACCGCTGCTGTTCGCGCGTGCGATCCAGTTCGCTGCGCCGCTGCACGATCGCCTGTTCCACGTCGTTGAGTTCGCGCAGCTGCGCGTCGAGTTCGGCGATGCGGCGCGTGCGATCGCGCTGCAGGTAACCGTAGTAGGCGAGCAGGCGATTGCCATCGGCGACGCGATCCTGCGCGAGCAGCAGTTTAAGCGGCGCGTCCTGTCCCTGCAGGTAGGCTGCGCGAAGCAGCTGCGCGAGCTCCTTGCGCTGCGCGC from Lysobacter auxotrophicus encodes the following:
- a CDS encoding murein hydrolase activator EnvC family protein — its product is MRRIVVALHCAALLVAGLMLAMPASAQNSREAERKLEKIQRELKSVAAERRKIESQRGSASRQLREADEKVGESNRRLREIETRMAKEQASLAALQEQRAQLHDRMGAQRKELAQLLRAAYLQGQDAPLKLLLAQDRVADGNRLLAYYGYLQRDRTRRIAELDAQLRELNDVEQAIVQRRSELDRTREQQRSQLGQLQSARKARASLVAQLDERYEDRSTRERELGRDAAGLEQLLKKLRAAAAKAEAQRRAAAERAAREAASAPKDAPPRRKPVVVASAPAPQVGGLGWPVSGALLAGFGATMPDGRDSDGLLIAAAAGTPVKAVADGTVVYAEWMTGYGLLLIVDHGNGYMSLYAHNDALLKDVGNAVKRGDPVATVGTSGGHGRAALYFELRRNGSPVNPGTWLRR